The Acidobacteriota bacterium genome contains the following window.
ACTTCGCCCAGCCCTTCAACGACGCCACCTTCGTCAACGCCGCCGTCAGCGTCGTCTTTCCGTGGTCAATGTGCCCAATGGTCCCCACGTTGACGTGCGGTTTCGACCGATCGAATTTCTCTTTCCCCATGGCTGGTCTCCGTAGC
Protein-coding sequences here:
- a CDS encoding GTP-binding protein is translated as MGKEKFDRSKPHVNVGTIGHIDHGKTTLTAALTKVASLKGWAK